One part of the Drosophila teissieri strain GT53w chromosome 3R, Prin_Dtei_1.1, whole genome shotgun sequence genome encodes these proteins:
- the LOC122622007 gene encoding trithorax group protein osa isoform X3 yields MNEKIKSPQTQQQQQGGAPAPAATPPSAAPGGATPPTSGPPTPNNNSNNGSDPSIQQQQQNVAPHPYGAPPPPGSGPGGPPGPDPAAVMHYHHLHQQQQQHPPPPHMQQQQQHHGGPAPPPPGGAPEHAPGVKEEYAHLPPPHPHPAYGRYHADPNMDPYRYGQPLPGGKPPQQQQQQPHPQQQPPQQPGPGGSPNRPPQQRYIPGQPPQGPTPTLNSLLQSSNPPPPPQHRYANTYDPQQAAASAAAAAAAQQQQAGGPPPPGHGPPPPQHQPSPYGGQQGGWAPPPRPYSPQLGPSQQYRTPPPTNTSRGQSPYPPAHGQNSGSYPSSPQQQQQQQQQQQQQAGQQPGGPVPGGPPPGAGQQPPQQNTPPTSQYSPYPQRYPTPPGLPAGGSNHRTAYSTHQYPEPNRPWPGGSSPSPGSGHPLPPASPHHVPPLQQQPPPPPHVSAGGPPPSSSPGHAPSPSPQPSQASPSPHQELIGQNSNDSSSGGAHSGMGSGPPGTPNPQQVMRPTPSPTGSSGSRSMSPAVAQNHPISRPASNQSSSGGPMQQPPVGAGGPPSMPPHPGMPGGPPQQQSQQQQASNSASSASNSPQQTPPPAPPPNQGMNNMATPPPPPQGAAGGGYPMPPHMHGGYKMGGPGQSPGAQGYPPQQPQQYPPGNYAPRPQYPPGAYATGPPPPPTSQAGVGGANSMPSGAQAGGYPGRGMPNHTGQYPPYQWVPPSPQQTGPGGAPGGAMVGNHVQGKGTPPPPVVGGPPPPQGSGSPRPLNYLKQHLQHKGGYGGSPTPPQGPQGYGNGPTGMHPGMPMGPPHHMGPPHGPTNMGPPTSTPPQSQMLQGGQPQGQGQGASGGPESGGPEHISQDNGISSSGPTGAAGMHAVTAVVTTGPDGTPMDEVSQQSTLSNASAASGEDPQCTTPKSRKNDPYSQSHLAPPSTSPHPVVMHPGGGPGEEYDMSSPPNWPRPAGSPQVFNHVPVPQEPFRSTITTTKKSDSLCKLYEMDDNPDRRGWLDKLRAFMEERRTPITACPTISKQPLDLYRLYIYVKERGGFVEVTKSKTWKDIAGLLGIGASSSAAYTLRKHYTKNLLTFECHFDRGDIDPLPIIQQVEAGSKKKTAKAASVPSPGSSNSQDSFPAPPGSAPNAAIDGYPGYPGGSPYPGASGPQPDYAAAGQMQRPPSQNNPQTPHPGAAAAVAAGDNISVSNPFEDPIAAGGPGSGTGPGPGQGPGAASGGAGAGAVGAVGGGPQPHPPPPHSPHTAAQQAAGQHQQQHPQHQHPGLPGPPPPQQQQQQGQQPPPSVGGGPPPAPQQHGPGQVPPSPQQHVRPAAGAPYPPGGSGYPTPVSRTPGSPYPSQPGAYGQYGSSDQYNATGPPGQPFGQGPGQYPPQNRNMYPPYGPEGEAPPTGANQYGPYGSRPYSQPPPGGPQPPAQTVAGGPPAGGAPGAPPSSAYPTGRPSQQDYYQPPPDQSPQPRRHPDFIKDSQPYPGYNARPQIYGAWQGGTQQYRPQYPSSPAPQSWGGAPPRGAAPPPGAPHGPPIQQPAGVAQWDQHRYPPQQGPPPPPQQQQQPQQQQQQPPYQQVAGPPGQQPPQAPPQWAQMNPGQTAQSGIAPPGSPLRPPSGPGQQNRMPGMPAQQQPSQQQGGVQQPPPPQASHGVVPSPGLPQVGPGGMVKPPYAMPPPTSQGVGQQVGQGPPGGMMSQKPPPMPGQAMQQQPLQQQPPQHQHPHPHQHPQHPHPHQMPPNQTAPGGYGPPGMPGGGAQLVKKELIFPHDSVESTTPVLYRRKRLTKADVCPVDPWRIFMAMRSGLLTECTWALDVLNVLLFDDSTVQFFGISNLPGLLTLLLEHFQKNLAEMFDERENEEQSALLAEDADDDADSGTVMCEKLQTSGRQPRCVRSISSYNRRRHYENMDRSGKDGAGNGSDSEDADEGIDLGQVRVQPNPEERSLLLSFTPNYTMVTRKGVPVRIQPAENDIFVDERQKAWDIDTNRLYEQLEPVGSDAWTYGFTEPDPLDGIIDVFKSEIVNIPFARYIRSDKKGKKRTELASSSRKPEIKQEVNSTEEQTFNKKRRLVSGGSSSSGPHAEGKKSKLTSEEFAQPNAEVKKEPGTADSDCRPIDMDIEAPQQRLTNGVAPCSSTPASFDPRTTAKDVAQVLQRRRDSSFEDECYTRDEASLHLVNESQDSLARRCIALSNIFRNLTFVPGNETVLAKSTRFLAVLGRLLLLNHEHLRRTPKTRNYDREEDTDFSDSCSSLQGEREWWWDYLITIRENMLVAMANIAGHLELSRYDELIARPLIDGLLHWAVCPSAHGQDPFPSCGPNTALSPQRLALEALCKLCVTDANVDLVIATPPFSRLEKLCAVLTRHLCRNEDQVLREFSVNLLHYLAAADSAMARTVALQSPCISYLVAFIEQAEQTALGVANQHGINYLRENPDSMGTSLDMLRRAAGTLLHLAKHPDNRSLFMQQEQRLLGLVMSHILDQQVALIISRVLYQVSRGTGPIHSVEFRLLQQRQQQQLRPAPAEKQAASAGGNASVKTEAASTETSSTETKPAPAATTAVVNDENSNSSQQLPPAATFNDVSNSSTNSNSCGTVSSNQTNNSTTNSSHSSSAISSQSAITVAAPSTPATGATSATAAAITSDQQQVSKVAAAAAAAAALSNASAAAAAAAAAAAASVGPPTSSSVSAGAAVTQPAAPPPTNAGTTTAVA; encoded by the exons atgaatgaaaaaataaagtcGCCGcaaacacagcagcagcagcaaggtgGCGCTCCTGCccctgctgccacgcccccatcgGCAGCTCCTGGTGGCGCTACACCGCCCACCTCGGGCCCGCCTacgcccaacaacaacagcaacaacggaAGTGATCCCAGCatccaacagcaacaacaaaatgttgccCCACATCCATATGGCGCACCACCGCCCCCAGGATCTGGTCCCGGAGGACCACCAGGACCGGATCCAGCTGCAGTCATGCACTATCATCAtctgcaccagcagcaacagcagcatccgcCACCACCCCAtatgcagcaacaacagcagcaccacggcggacctgcaccaccaccgcccGGAGGAGCACCTGAGCATGCGCCCGGTGTCAAGGAGGAGTACGCTCACTTGCCGCCGCCCCATCCTCATCCGGCGTACGGTCGCTACCACGCCGATCCCAACATGGATCCCTACCGCTATGGCCAGCCGCTGCCAGGCGGAAAGCctccacagcaacagcagcaacagccacatccTCAACAGCAACCGCCGCAGCAACCGGGGCCGGGTGGCTCACCCAATCGTCCGCCGCAGCAGCGCTACATACCCGGCCAGCCGCCGCAGGGACCCACGCCAACGTTGAACTCTCTGCTTCAGTCCTCGAATCCGCCGCCCCCGCCGCAGCACCGCTACGCCAACACCTACGATCCCCAGCAAGCGGCCGCTtcggcggcagcggctgcggcggcccagcaacagcaggccgGTGGACCCCCACCACCAGGACACGGACCGCCGCCACCACAGCACCAGCCATCGCCGTACGGAGGGCAACAGGGCGGCTGGGCACCGCCACCAAGGCCCTACAGTCCGCAACTAGGACCGTCGCAGCAGTACAGGACACCACCACCG ACAAACACTTCCAGGGGTCAGTCACCCTATCCGCCAGCTCACGGTCAAAATTCAGGTTCCTATCCTAGttcgccgcagcagcaacagcaacaacagcagcagcagcaacagcaggcggGTCAGCAGCCCGGCGGTCCTGTGCCGGGCGGACCACCTCCAGGTGCCGgacagcagccgccgcagcagaaCACACCGCCAACATCTCAATATTCGCCGTACCCGCAACGCTATCCAACTCCGCCGGGTCTGCCGGCGGGTGGATCCAACCATCGAACTGCCTACTCGACGCACCAG TATCCCGAACCGAATCGACCTTGGCCAGGTGGGTCCTCGCCCAGCCCCGGTTCCGGACATCCCTTGCCGCCCGCCTCACCGCACCACGTGCcgccactgcagcagcagccgccaccaccgccacacGTCAGCGCCGGCGGTCCACCTCCCAGCAGCAGTCCGGGCCATGCGCCCAGTCCATCGCCACAACCATCGCAGGCGTCGCCCTCGCCGCACCAG GAGCTAATTGGACAGAACAGCAACGACAGCTCTAGCGGCGGGGCGCACAGTGGTATGGGCTCCGGTCCGCCAGGCACCCCCAATCCCCAACAGGTGATGCGACCCACACCCTCGCCCACAGGCTCCTCCGGTTCGCGTTCCATGTCCCCGGCTGTCG CTCAAAACCATCCAATCTCGCGACCGGCGAGCAACCAATCCAGCAGCGGGGGCCCCATGCAACAGCCTCCGGTTGGTGCTGGAGGTCCGCCGTCGATGCCACCGCATCCGGGAATGCCAGGAGGTCCGCCCCAACAGCAAtctcagcagcaacaagcatCGAATTCGGCCTCGTCGGCGAGCAATTCGCCGCAGCAAACGCCACCACCGGCTCCGCCGCCCAACCAGGGCATGAACAACATGGCTACGCCCCCACCACCCCCGCAGGGAGCGGCTGGTGGAGGTTACCCGATGCCACCGCACATGCACGGCGGCTACAAGATGGGCGGACCGGGCCAGAGTCCCGGGGCTCAAGGATATCCaccgcagcagccacagcaataTCCACCAG GGAATTATGCGCCACGCCCGCAGTATCCGCCTGGCGCCTACGCCACCGGACCACCTCCGCCACCCACAAGCCAAGCAGGAGTTGGTGGTGCCAACAGCATGCCCTCTGGTGCCCAAGCTGGTGGGTATCCGGGCCGAGGAATGCCCAACCACACCGGCCAATATCCACCGTACCAGTGGGTACCGCCCTCGCCGCAGCAAACCGGGCCCGGTGGAGCTCCCGGTGGTGCGATGGTAGGCAATCACGTGCAGGGGAAGGGCACACCCCCGCCTCCAGTTGTGGGcgggccaccaccaccgcagGGCAGTGGATCGCCTCGTCCACTTAACTATCTAAAGCAGCATTTACAGCACAAGGGCGGCTATGGTGGAAGTCCTACTCCGCCTCAGGGGCCTCAAGGCTACGGCAACGGGCCGACCGGAATGCATCCTGGTATGCCAATGGGGCCACCCCACCACATGGGACCCCCGCACGGACCCACCAACATGGGTCCACCTACTAGCACGCCGCCGCAATCGCAAATGCTCCAGGGCGGCCAGCCCCAGGGTCAGGGACAGGGCGCCAGTGGCGGACCGGAAAGCGGTGGACCGGAGCATATATCGCAGGACAACGGAATAAGCTCCTCGGGTCCTACCGGTGCTGCGGGAATGCATGCGGTCACAGCGGTGGTCACCACCGGTCCGGATGGAACGCCCATGGACGAAGTCAGTCAGCAGAGCACGCTTTCGAATGCATCAGCAG CATCCGGCGAAGATCCACAATGCACCACACCAAAGTCGCGGAAAAATGATCCCTATAGCCAAAGTCACTTAGCCCCGCCGAGCACGTCGCCCCATCCAGTCGTGATGCACCCAGGTGGTGGCCCCGGTGAAGAGTACGACATGAGTTCGCCACCCAACTGGCCACGCCCGGCTGGTAGCCCT CAGGTGTTCAACCACGTTCCGGTGCCGCAGGAGCCGTTCCGCAGCACTATTACCACGACCAAGAAGTCGGACTCGTTGTGCAAACTGTACGAAATGGACGACAACCCGGACCGGCGGGGTTGGCTGGACAAGCTGCGTGCTTTCATGGAAGAGCGGCGCACTCCGATCACCGCCTGCCCCACCATCTCAAAACAGCCACTCGATTTATATaggttatatatttatgtaaaagAACGTGGCGGATTCGTCGAG GTGACCAAGAGCAAGACCTGGAAGGATATTGCCGGACTCCTGGGCATCGGGGCGAGTAGCAGTGCGGCATACACATTGCGAAAGCACTACACCAAGAACCTCTTGACCTTCGAGTGCCACTTTGATCGCGGTGACATCGATCCTCTGCCGATCATTCAGCAGGTGGAGGCGGGAAGCAAGAAGAAGACGGCCAAGGCTGCTTCGGTTCCTTCGCCAG GCTCGTCGAACTCACAGGACTCGTTCCCGGCTCCGCCAGGTTCCGCTCCAAACGCAGCTATCGACGGCTATCCCGGCTACCCGGGCGGCAGTCCATATCCGGGAGCAAGTGGACCGCAGCCGGATTATGCGGCAGCGGGTCAGATGCAGCGTCCGCCCTCCCAAAACAACCCGCAGACTCCTCACCCCG GCGCCGCCGCCGCTGTTGCCGCCGGCGATAATATAAGCGTAAGCAATCCCTTCGAGGATCCCATTGCTGCCGGTGGCCCGGGTTCGGGAACCGGTCCTGGCCCAGGTCAAGGTCCAGGTGCTGCATCCGGtggtgctggagctggagctgttgGTGCTGTAGGCGGTGGCCCACAACCACATCCACCGCCCCCACACTCACCGCACACCGCAGCCCAACAGGCGGCCGgccaacaccaacagcagcatccACAGCACCAGCATCCTGGCCTGCCGGGGCCACCGccgccacagcagcaacagcagcaggggcagcagccaccaccatcagtgggcggtgggccaccaccagcaccacagcAACATGGGCCTGGTCAGGTGCCGCCGTCGCCTCAGCAGCATGTGCGCCCAGCCGCCGGAGCACCTTATCCGCCGGGTGGCTCCGGCTACCCAACGCCTGTGTCTAGAACGCCAG GCTCACCTTATCCATCGCAGCCTGGGGCTTACGGCCAGTACGGCTCGAGCGATCAGTACAACGCCACTGGGCCACCCGGCCAGCCATTTGGACAGGGTCCAGGACAATATCCGCCGCAGAACCGAAACATGTACCCTCCCTACGGGCCGGAGGGGGAAGC TCCTCCAACTGGTGCCAATCAGTACGGCCCCTACGGCAGCCGACCCTACAGCCAGCCTCCACCGGGAGGACCTCAGCCGCCAGCGCAGACGGTTGCGGGTGGACCGCCGGCCGGCGGAGCTCCAGGAGCACCCCCGAGCAGCGCCTATCCTACGGGCAGGCCCTCCCAGCAGGACTACTATCAACCACCACCAGATCAA AGTCCACAACCACGAAGGCATCCCGATTTCATCAAAGACTCACAGCCCTATCCAGGCTACAATGCTAGGCCTCAAATTTATG GTGCTTGGCAAGGTGGTACCCAGCAGTACCGGCCACAATACCCATCATCGCCTGCTCCGCAAAGCTGGGGAGGGGCACCGCCACGCGGTGCAGCGCCTCCGCCAGGCGCACCGCATGGACCGCCCATCCAGCAGCCTGCAGGAGTGGCTCAATGGGATCAGCACCGCTATCCGCCTCAGCAGGGtccaccgccgccacctcagcagcaacagcagcctcaacagcaacagcagcaaccgccGTATCAGCAGGTGGCTGGACCTCCTGGGCAGCAGCCGCCTCAGGCGCCGCCGCAGTGGGCACAGATGAACCCTGGACAAACTGCGCAATCAGGAATAGCACCACCCGGCTCACCCCTTCGCCCGCCCTCGGGACCAGGCCAGCAGAATAGGATGCCTGGCATGCcggcacagcagcagccatcgCAACAACAAGGAGGAGTTCAGCAACCACCGCCGCCACAGGCATCCCACGGCGTCGTTCCATCGCCAGGACTGCCACAAGTAGGACCCGGTGGAATGGTTAAACCACCTTACGCCATGCCACCGCCAACATCACAGGGTGTGGGTCAACAAGTGGGCCAGGGGCCTCCGGGCGGCATGATGTCCCAAAAGCCACCGCCGATGCCGGGACAGGCAATGCAGCAACAGCccttgcagcagcagcctcccCAGCATCAACACCCACATCCCCATCAGCATCCGCAGCACCCGCATCCGCACCAGATGCCGCCTAACCAGACTGCCCCCGGTGGATACGGTCCCCCAGGAATGCCCGGAGGTGGAGCGCAACTGGTGAAGAAGGAGCTGATCTTTCCACATGACAGCGTGGAATCCACCACGCCTGTGTTGTACCGAAGAAAGCGGCTTACGAAAGCGGACGTATGCCCGGTGGATCCATGGCGTATATTCATGGCCATGCGATCTGGTCTGCTGACCGAGTGCACCTGGGCACTAGATGTGCTTAATGTGCTATTGTTCGATGATTCTACGGTCCAGTTCTTTGGCATTTCAAACCTGCCCGGCCTGTTGACTCTGCTGCTGGAACACTTTCAAAAGAATCTCGCCGAGATGTTCGACGAACGGGAAAACGAGGAGCAGTCCGCTCTGCTGGCGGAAGATGCGGATGACGACGCGGACAGCGGCACTGTGATGTGCGAAAAGCTGCAGACCAGCGGACGGCAACCTCGATGTGTgcgcagcatcagcagttACAACCGCAGGCGGCATTATGAGAATATGGATCGCAGTGGCAAGGACGGAGCCGGTAACGGCAGCGACTCTGAAGACGCCGACGAGGGAATTGATTTGGGTCAGGTGCGAGTGCAGCCCAATCCTGAGGAGCGCTCACTGCTGCTCTCCTTTACGCCCAACTATACGATGGTCACGCGGAAGGGTGTGCCAGTGCGCATCCAGCCCGCCGAGAACGACATATTTGTGGACGAGCGCCAGAAGGCGTGGGACATAGACACCAACCGCCTGTATGAACAGCTAGAACCCGTAGGCAGCGATGCCTGGACGTACGGATTCACAGAGCCAGATCCCTTGGACGGCATTATTGACGTCTTCAAGTCGGAGATAGTTAACATTCCATTTGCACGCTACATCCGCTCTGACAAGAAGGGAAAAAAGCGAACAGAGTTGGCTTCCTCGTCCAGAAAGCCAGAAATAAAGCAAGAGGTGAATAGTACCGAGGAGCAGACTTTTAACAAGAAGCGGCGATTGGTTAGCGgaggaagcagcagcagcggaccCCACGCTGAAGGCAAGAAGTCCAAGCTAACTAGTGAGGAATTTGCGCAACCAAATGCCGAAGTCAAAAAGGAGCCAGGTACGGCGGACAGCGACTGTCGCCCCATTGATATGGATATCGAAGCACCCCAGCAACGTCTGACCAATGGTGTGGCACCCTGCTCCTCCACTCCCGCCAGCTTCGATCCCAGGACGACTGCCAAAGATGTAGCGCAGGTGCTTCAGCGAAGGCGAGACTCCAGCTTTGAGGATGAGTGCTACACACGAGATGAGGCGTCGCTGCACCTGGTCAACGAGAGCCAAGACTCGTTAGCGCGACGCTGCATCGCTCTCTCCAACATCTTCCGCAACCTGACATTTGTGCCCGGCAACGAGACGGTGCTGGCCAAGTCTACCAGATTTCTGGCGGTACTCGGCCGACTGCTGCTCCTGAACCACGAGCACTTGCGGCGTACGCCGAAGACGCGAAACTACGATCGCGAGGAGGACACGGACTTCAGTGACTCGTGCAGTTCGCTGCAGGGCGAACGTGAATGGTGGTGGGACTACCTGATTACCATTCGGGAGAATATGCTGGTTGCCATGGCTAACATTGCTGGACACTTGGAGCTGTCGCGCTACGATGAGCTGATTGCCCGCCCCTTGATCGACGGCCTACTGCACTGGGCCGTATGTCCGAGTGCTCATGGACAGGATCCGTTTCCGTCGTGTGGACCCAACACTGCGCTCTCCCCACAACGACTGGCTCTCGAGGCGCTTTGCAAGCTGTGCGTGACGGATGCCAATGTAGACCTCGTCATTGCCACTCCACCATTCTCGCGACTGGAAAAGCTATGCGCCGTGCTCACCCGGCATCTGTGCCGCAACGAGGATCAGGTGCTGCGAGAGTTCTCTGTAAATCTGCTGCACTACCTTGCCGCTGCTGACAGTGCCATGGCTCGCACCGTGGCGCTTCAGTCTCCGTGCATCTCATACCTTGTGGCCTTCATCGAACAGGCCGAACAGACGGCGCTGGGCGTGGCGAACCAGCACGGAATCAACTACCTGCGCGAGAATCCCGACTCAATGGGAACCAGCCTGGACATGCTGCGGAGAGCAGCCGGCACCCTTCTCCATCTGGCCAAGCATCCGGACAACCGGTCACTGTTTATGCAACAAGAACAGCGGCTGCTTGGTCTGGTCATGTCGCACATCCTTGATCAACAGGTGGCTCTGATTATTTCGCGAGTTCTTTACCAAGTGTCGCGAGGAACAGGACCAATACACTCCGTGGAGTTCCgtttgctgcagcagcggcagcaacaacagctgcgtcctgctcctgcagaGAAGCAAGCTGCCAGTGCAGGAGGAAATGCGTCAGTGAAGACGGAGGCTGCATCGACGGAAACGAGTTCCACTGAGACGAAGCCTGCACCAGCAGCCACTACAGCAGTGGTAAACGATgagaacagcaacagcagccagcagttGCCGCCGGCAGCGACGTTCAACGACgttagcaacagcagcaccaacagcaacagctgcggCACGGTCAGCAGCAACCAGACGaacaacagcaccaccaacagcagccacagtaGCAGTGCAATTAGCAGCCAATCGGCAATCACTGTAGCAGCCCCATCAACACCAGCAACAGGAGCCACatcagcgacagcagcagcaataaccaGCGATCAGCAGCAGGTGAGCAAGgtggctgcagctgcggcCGCTGCTGCGGCTTTGAGCAATGCTagtgcagcggcagcagcagctgcggcggcggcagctgcttCCGTTGGTCCGCCCACATCGTCGAGCGTGTCCGCCGGAGCAGCGGTCACTCAACCAGCGGCACCTCCACCAACCAATGCAGGCACAACGACAGCAGTTGCGTAG